Proteins from one Microbacterium proteolyticum genomic window:
- a CDS encoding HAD-IIB family hydrolase codes for MSDTSPRLVAFDLDDTLAPSKTAIDPRMGDLLLALADRVEVAIISGGQLQQFKSQVVERLPETDSGLLSHLHLMPTCGTQYYRLSTDGIETVYAHSLTDDEKSRALTAVREEAERLGLWEAEPWGEILEDRGSQITFSALGQSAPLEAKMAWDPTGEKKNSLREAVAARIPDLEVRSGGSTSVDITHRGIDKAYGMQKLAEATGIDLDDMLFVGDRLDPDGNDYPVLAMGVECHAVHGWEDTADYLDALIPTLPERA; via the coding sequence GTGTCCGATACCTCGCCCCGTCTCGTCGCCTTCGACCTCGACGACACCCTCGCGCCGTCCAAGACCGCGATCGACCCGCGCATGGGTGATCTGCTGCTGGCGCTCGCCGACCGCGTCGAGGTGGCGATCATCTCGGGCGGTCAGCTGCAGCAGTTCAAGTCCCAGGTCGTCGAGCGCCTGCCCGAAACCGACTCGGGGCTGCTGTCGCACCTGCACCTCATGCCGACGTGCGGCACGCAGTACTACCGCCTGAGCACCGACGGCATCGAGACGGTCTACGCGCACTCGCTGACCGACGACGAGAAGTCGCGCGCGCTCACCGCCGTCCGCGAAGAGGCCGAGCGCCTGGGCCTGTGGGAGGCCGAGCCCTGGGGCGAGATCCTCGAGGACCGCGGCTCGCAGATCACGTTCTCCGCCCTCGGTCAGAGCGCTCCGCTCGAGGCCAAGATGGCCTGGGACCCGACCGGCGAGAAGAAGAACAGTCTGCGTGAGGCCGTCGCCGCCCGCATCCCCGACCTGGAGGTGCGCTCGGGCGGATCGACGTCGGTCGACATCACCCACCGCGGCATCGACAAGGCCTACGGCATGCAGAAGCTCGCCGAGGCCACCGGGATCGACCTCGACGACATGCTGTTCGTCGGCGACCGTCTCGACCCCGACGGCAACGACTACCCGGTCCTCGCGATGGGTGTCGAGTGCCACGCGGTGCACGGTTGGGAAGACACCGCCGACTACCTCGACGCGCTCATCCCCACCCTGCCCGAGCGCGCCTGA
- a CDS encoding helix-turn-helix domain-containing protein: MARRWKRLTPSERVLVAQRYEAGETSIALAREYGVAKSTILSILREANVVVRRQPLTPEQVSQAAALYESGRSLSRVAAELSLKQDTIRLALKAAGVRLRPATGR, encoded by the coding sequence GTGGCTCGTCGCTGGAAGCGCCTCACTCCGTCCGAGCGTGTCCTCGTGGCGCAGCGCTACGAGGCAGGGGAGACGTCCATCGCTCTTGCTCGTGAGTACGGAGTCGCGAAGTCCACCATCCTCAGCATCCTGCGTGAGGCGAACGTGGTGGTTCGGCGACAACCGCTAACGCCCGAGCAGGTGTCGCAGGCCGCCGCGCTCTACGAATCTGGACGGTCGCTATCGCGGGTCGCAGCCGAGTTGTCGCTCAAGCAGGACACGATCCGGTTGGCCCTCAAGGCAGCGGGCGTCAGGCTGCGTCCTGCGACTGGTCGCTGA
- a CDS encoding IS256 family transposase codes for MALDQSALLELLGELKLTGTTDRIRAATERLYQELIDAETAAFIGAAPYERTSERTTTRNGSRPRVLSTTAGDLELRIPKLRQGSFFPSLLERRRRVDQALFAVVMEAYLHGVSTRKVDDLVKALGADTGISKSEVSRICQGLDAEVASFRDRSLSDIAYPYVFLDATYCKVRIDHRVVSQAVVVAIGVAADGRRVVLGFDVGDSETEEFWKQFLRSLKTRGLGGVKLVISDAHAGLKKAAATVLQGAAWQRCRVHFMRNVLTALPKGRQEMVASVIRTIFAQPDAEHIDAQFDEVVRMIERVHPKTAVMLTDARDDILAFKAFPARHWRQIWSTNPLERLNREIKRRTDVVGVFPNNAALLRLAGSVLVEQHDEWEAADRRYFSEASMTELTATTPTIDEAVILPEITAA; via the coding sequence ATGGCTCTTGACCAGTCTGCCCTCCTCGAGCTGCTCGGGGAACTGAAGCTCACCGGCACCACCGACCGCATCCGAGCCGCGACCGAGCGGCTCTACCAGGAGCTGATCGACGCGGAGACAGCCGCATTCATCGGCGCCGCCCCCTACGAGCGCACGAGCGAGCGCACGACTACCCGCAACGGTTCCCGGCCGCGGGTGCTGTCGACCACGGCTGGGGATCTGGAGTTGCGGATCCCGAAGTTGCGGCAGGGGTCGTTCTTCCCGTCGCTGCTGGAGCGGCGCCGCCGGGTCGACCAAGCCTTGTTCGCGGTCGTGATGGAGGCCTACCTCCACGGCGTCTCAACCCGGAAGGTCGATGACCTCGTCAAAGCGCTCGGCGCTGACACTGGCATCTCGAAGTCCGAGGTGTCCCGCATCTGCCAAGGGCTCGACGCCGAGGTCGCATCGTTCCGCGACCGCTCGCTGTCTGACATCGCCTACCCCTACGTGTTCCTCGACGCGACCTACTGCAAGGTCCGCATCGACCACCGTGTCGTGTCCCAGGCGGTCGTCGTCGCGATCGGCGTCGCCGCTGACGGGCGGCGGGTCGTGCTGGGCTTCGATGTCGGAGACAGCGAGACCGAGGAGTTCTGGAAGCAGTTCCTGCGCTCGTTGAAGACACGAGGTCTGGGCGGGGTGAAGCTGGTGATCTCCGACGCCCACGCCGGACTGAAGAAGGCCGCAGCGACCGTGTTGCAGGGCGCCGCCTGGCAGCGCTGCCGCGTCCACTTCATGCGCAACGTCCTGACCGCCCTCCCGAAGGGCCGGCAGGAGATGGTCGCCAGCGTGATCCGCACGATCTTCGCCCAACCCGACGCCGAGCACATCGATGCCCAGTTCGACGAAGTCGTGCGCATGATCGAGCGCGTCCACCCCAAGACCGCCGTGATGCTCACCGACGCCCGTGACGACATCCTCGCGTTCAAAGCGTTCCCCGCCCGGCATTGGCGACAGATCTGGTCCACGAACCCGCTGGAACGCCTCAATCGGGAGATCAAGCGCCGCACCGACGTCGTTGGCGTGTTCCCGAACAACGCCGCCCTGCTCCGCCTGGCCGGCTCCGTCCTCGTCGAGCAACACGACGAATGGGAAGCCGCCGACCGCCGCTACTTCTCCGAAGCCTCCATGACCGAGCTCACCGCGACCACCCCCACCATCGACGAGGCGGTGATACTCCCCGAGATCACCGCCGCCTAA